The Methanolacinia paynteri sequence TTATGATAGAACATTGCGGTTTTCCGCTGGTCCCGGACGATTTCGATATAGTCGATGTTCGCCTTCTTGAGGATCTCGGCGATGTCGGCGTGAAGATTCTCAAATCTTCTTGATGTGCTATGGACGGTGGGGTGCCGCTCTTTCAGGTCGGTGTAGATTACCCTGGGGCCCAGCTCCGTTATCATGTAGGTGCGGATCTGAATCCCCTCGGCCTTCTCCCACCGCCGGATGGTCCCGATGAGCTCTGTTATGACGGCCTGCTTCATGCCGCATCCCACGATGACAGGTCTGTCTGGGTGGATCGGTGGGGTGCTCCGGTTGACCTCGGCGGATATCCGCGGCCGGACTGAATGGTCCCGTCGCACCATCGGCATATGGTCCCTGGTGTTTTTACATAGTGTATCTTGCACCGGGTACAGAGATGAGAGCGGGAATATTCAATTTCCTTCAGGGAGCCCGGGTTCATTGGGATATCCCCGGGAATGTTTGCCGGGTCTCTCTTCCCTCTTCCCGGGGGGCAGGGCGGCCCGGCGGCCGCATGTATTTGTCGAAGAGTTTGTCATACTCGACCTCGCTGATTTGCACGCGGTCGCGATCCGGGGAGCCGGGGAATTTGCCGGCCATTTCAAGGATGAGAAAGTATTCGAGAGGCATTATGGCACCTCGATGATGGCGCGGGAAAATTCCCGGTGCCGGGTCTCGATTTCAATGTGGACTTTTGCCAGTTCTGCGATGAGCTGGTCGCGTGCGTCGCACAGGTTTTGATATTTTTCATGCTGCAAAAGAGGACGGTCCGCCTCAATGGCTCTTTTATCGCCATCTGAAATATTGAGGAGACGGATATCGTTTTTATCGCGCCGGCGGATTTCGAGGAATTCGTCTTCGACGGCCTGTAGTGTTTCCTGTTCGAGCTCGGCGATGTCGCGCTGTGTCTCTTTCAGCAGGTTTGTTAAGTGCAGGCGGCGAAGTTCAAGGTCCCTGATGGGGTCGGTACGCGTTAAGGTGTTTTTGTCATGCTGGAATGCTTCCCCGGGGATTCCCCGGAGAACGGCCTCGTTTTGGGGCCGGTATTCTTTTTCTCTGTTAAGAAGTTCTTCCATTCATACCCTCCTAAATGGAGGATTTGAACTTCACTTTCAGAGTTCCATATCAGCACTGTTTTTTTTTGAAATTCTTTGGACGAGTAACTACTGTAAAAATATTCAAAAAAATTATCTGAGTGATCCAAACACTTTGTTATCAATAACTTCTGTTAGAGCAGACGCTTACAGATATGATAAGAATATAATTATGACAAACAGAAATATTTTCATCATGGAGCCAGATAAAACGGAGATGACTCCCCTAGAAAATTGTATAGAGAGCAATTCAAATTAAATAATATGTAAAATACGGAAAGAAATAGAAAATTAGCCCTGCGGAAATCCGAGCTACAACTAAAAATTAAAATTGACAATAAGACCGTAGATCACTGAATTAATGCGTTATATCAACCAAAGAGCCAAAACATGGATCTACGAACAAACAGATCAAAGTAAAATAGATAAGAAAAATGAGGCTAATTTATAAGTACACCATTCTTCTAAAAAATTAAATTTATCTAAATTCATTAAGTCTACTTGGCAAGGATATCCCATCGCAATATGATAAGCAGAAAGCTGCAACGTAGGACTGATTCTTAAATATACTATAAATTTCTTCAATTAATCCAGGGTCATCAATTTCGGATAATATTTTAGCAAAGACTCTTCCTACACTCCACCGGTTTGCATGATAACCCATAATTGGCAATCTTCGAACTATAATTAATTTAATATCATTTGAATCGGTCCAATTGAAGACATTTTGATAGAAATTAGCAATAACATCGCAATACTCAAACGAAGTGCTCTCTTCTGTATGTTCATCATATTGAATAAAAATCGTTTCGAATTCGGAACTGTAACCCTTTACCATCATCATTAAGATTTTATTATTAATCCTAGGAAGGCACCTAGTGTATAATGAATAATCTGGCGAATTTGAAATGAAGATATTCAATATATTTTTTATTCTCTCAATTATTGAATCTGGTTTTTCTTTAAGCATTTCAATTTCTTTTTTTAATAGAACTTCTGGTTTATCATAAGATCCAAATCTAATGTTATCTACCGCTTCATAAAGATCAGAAATTGATTGATACCTTTTACCAGGATCGAGTTGACAAGATCTTTTTATGATATGAAGGTATTCCCTGGGAATATCATCATGTCCAACTAAAGTACAAGGTCCTCCTGTCAAAATATATGATAATATTACTCCTAACGAAAAAATATCTGTGCGGTGGTCAACATCTTTAGCATTTTTTTTCTGCTCTGGAGAATAATAATTTTCAGTCCCCATCCCTACATTTGTTGAAGTTATAGACTTTGTGTCCCTTTCACAGAATACTCCCAGACCAAAATCAGATATTGCTGCAAAATAATTGTTGTTCTCGTCTAAAAATATCAACACATTATTCGGGTTTAAATCTCTATGAATTATTCCTTCTTCATGTGCCTTCTTTACTCCTTCCAATATATCAATAAAAAATCCCATTTCCGATTTTCCACGTTTATATTCCCTTATATATTCTCCTAAATTTCCTTCTGCCAGTGGCATTATAAAAGAATACTTTTCACTTTCTATATCATAACTGATAATTGGAACTATATTTTTATGTTTTATTTTTGAGAGGATTCTGATTTCTCTTTCGAATCTTAGTCTATATTCCTCATCAGCATTTAGAAGCACTTTTCTTGCATATTTATTTCCTGAATCGTCTTCAATTTCATATACTATAGCTTGACCTCCTTCACCAATTTTTTTCATTTCAGAATATTTTTCCATGATTCAGTATCATCAAGAACAAATAAAAACTCTGTGGATACTTTAATTAATCCCAAGAAAATCCATAAATTAATACTTTTTTATAATTTTACAATAGATCGATTTTTAGTTAAACAACCATTCTATTTCAATTAAATTTTAGAATAGAGATCAAATGATAATATCCAAAATATTTCATGAAAAATAATATTCGGAAAACTTCAACTATTCAAAGAATATCTTCATGATACCAAAATTGTATGTTTATCTTTCATCACCTTCACCACTCCAACCCCCGGAAACGATCACCTTATCCACACGGTTCCCGTCCATGTCCACCACCTCGAAACGGAAACCTCCCTCTTCGAAATGATCGCCCTCCGCCGGCACCCTTTGAAGTACATACATCACCAGGCCGGCGACAGTATCGTAATTGCCCCCTTCCTCCCCCGGCAATTTGTCCAGCGGAAGAATCTTTTTGACGGCATCGATGCGGGCCATTCCGTCGATCAGCCATGACCCGTCCTCCCTTTGGACGAACAGCTCCTTGACCTGCTGACCGGGCTCGCGGACAGACCCGACGATCGCTTCGAGGATGTCGTGCAGGGTTACGAGTCCGCTTATGTCCCCGTACTCGTCTGTCACAAGTGCAACATGAAAACCGGCCTCCCTGAAGCATTCGATGAGCTGCAGCACATGGAGAGTCTCCGGGACGAAAAGAGGCTCCCTGACCGCCGCCCTGATATCCGGTCTCCCGTGGTCGGCCATAACCGCGAGAACATTCTTCACCGACACGACACCGGCGATGTTGTCCAGGTCTCCCTCGTATGCCGGGAAGTTCAGGTGGCCGGCCTCTTTCATCCTGATAAGGTTCTCCTCATCCGGATCTTCAAGATCAAGTGCGACGATCCCGGGACGGTGCGTCATCAGGGATTCGACAGTCCGGTCACCGAGATCGAATACGCATTCGACCATGTTCTGTTCGGCCTTCTCGAAGACTCCCGCTTTCGTCCCCTCCTCGAGCATGATCCTGACATCATCCTCCGTTACCGCAGGCCCAGGGCTTTCCTTCACCCGAAGCAGTTTCATGACCGCTTTCGTCGAAAAGCTCAGGACGAACACCAGCGGAGCGGCAATTTTAGACAGAATCCGCATTGGCTTAGCAACTTTCGACGCGATATCCTCCGCATTATTCAATGCGATCCGTTTAGGGACGAGCTCTCCGAAAACAAGAGTCAGGTAGGTTATGGCAAGGACCACCAGGGTAATGCTGAGCGCCTCGCTGTACGGTGCAAGAGAAGGAAATTCAGTAAAAAAATCCGAAAGCTCAGCGGCCAGCGTTATACCGCCGAATGCACCCGCGAATATGCCGACGAGCGTTATGCCTATCTGGATTGTCGATAGAAAATTGGTAGGCTCTTCCGCAAGCTCCAGGGCGGCGGAGGCACGCTTGTCCCCTCCCTCCGAACGCCGGAGCAGCCGGGTCTTCCTGGCGGACACAATTGCGAACTCCGACATTGCAAAGAGACCGTTCAGTCCTATTAACAGTATTATAATGACGATCTCGATGAGCCAGGACATTTGCTGATGATAATACTTCGCGGATCACATTTAATAATTTATGCGGAGGTCCGGACAATACGACTGCCGGATGATCGTTTCCGCCCGGACCGTACCCGTGGTGTCCTTCGAACAAGAAACTCCAATCATTCTTCACGGCCTTTCGGAAACGCATCATAACGTATTGATACGTTGAACGGCGATAATATCATGATGGCAGAATTCCTTCCGACGACAAAAGACGACCTGGCCGCGATAGCCGGGATCTATAACCACTATATCCTGAACTCTTCGGTGACGTTCCACGGCGAAGAGATGACCGCAAAAGACCTGGAAGAGATAATCCACATAGCTCATCCGAAATACGCTTCATTCACGATTAAAGACGGGGACGATATAATCGGGTTCTGCTACACCATGCAATACAAAAAAAGACAGGCATACGACCGGTCCGCCGAACTCAGCGTATATTTAAAACCCGGGTACACGGGAAAAGGCATCGGCGATATGGCTCTCCGGCATCTCGAAGACGCCGAACGAGATGCGGGAATCCGGGTACTGATAGGAACTCTGTGCAGTGAAAACCGTGCAAGCACCCGGCTCCTGGAAAAGGCGGGCTATACCAAATGCGCCCATCTCAGGCACGTCGGTGAAAAATTCGGAAAAGTCCTCGACGTCATAATATATCAAAAAGAGATCTGATCCGGCGTATCCCTCTTTTTCGCCCGGAATCCGGGTCTCCACAGGCTATTCTCCCGCAGTCTGATCAATACGGAAAATTCCCCGTTACTTGCGGGTACACCTGCAGAAAAATAAAAAAGCGGGGAAGGGTAAAGATGAATCAGAGCCCTGCCCTTGTTACGATGACGTCCGCAACGTCCTTCGCACTTTTGAACGGAAAGTCGGAGGGTTTAAGCAGCGTTCCGGCTTCTCCTGCAGTCATCTTCAGGTCCCCGACGCAGCATGTCGTGTCGGCTCCGTCAGGGAACGCAGCGATGAGGTCTTCGGGTGTTGCAATAGGGAACTTCGCACCGGCGAGTGCACCGGTGATTTGTGCATGGATCTGGTCCTTTACCGAAACATTTCCTTCGTCGATCATCGCCGCGACATCTCCGGCGGCTTTTGCGATCGAGCAGTCGGGGCTGTGGGTCTCGCACCCGAAGCATGCACTCTTGATTGTCTTCAGGGATTCTTCCGCCTTTTCAGCGGTCACATCTGTTCCTGTGTACTTCCATTTCGACATCTTTGTCACCACAATTAGTAAGAGGGGCATAAATATATACTTGAGCGTCAGTAGAATATACTGAAAGGGAGCGGTACAGAAAAATGACCTCAACCCTCATTAAAAAGTAGCTGTGATATAATAGCGGGTGAAAGATCGTGGAAGCGATACAGGATAACCGGACGGAGATCGGCGAACTGAAGACAGAGATCTCCGAGCTCAGGAACGAGCTCAAACGGTTCATTACAAATTCCAACAGGCAGCACATCGATTCTGTGCTCGAAGAGCTGAAAGAGAATTACGCGGATCTCTTCAGGAACCAGGAGGTCGAGACCGCGAAGGGCGATCTCTCCGCACACATGGTAGGTAACTGTGCGATGCGGGAGAACTGTTTCGGGGTATTCATGGAGTTCCTGCAGAACACGGCGAAGCACATAAAGGACGGAAACGTATCCGACGAGATCATCAGCTCGTACAGGGAGGAGCTGGAGAATCTCAGGAGCAAAGGACCATTCGAGAAATGCGACACGTGCTTCTCCGAGGTCAGCCGCCTCTTCGAAAAACAGGTCGGCCTCATGGAGTCCCTCGGCATATACAACAGGGCCGAAAGCGAAGACGGGATACCGGAGATCGACGACGAAAAAGCAGTCAGGGAGATCCTCGAACCGGTTGCAAATATCCAGAGGTTCCAGATCTTAAAATCGCTCATCACACAGACAAGAACCTTCTCCGAGATCTCGCAGATGACCGGGCTTCGCGGCGGAAACCTTCTCTTCCACATCAAAAAGCTGACCGATTCGGGGATGATCTTCCAGGGGCACGAGCGGGGCGATTACATGATCACCGAAAAGGGCTACAGGACGATGAAGGCGATCTCCGAACTGGCCGGGCGGGTTTATTAAAATTTACTTTCGTCCTATGTTCAGGACGAACGGCATTCAATATCTTTTTTGACAATCCATAAAGAGAAACTCGATCTTTTCCCCAGGCGCCTTTCTTTTCCGTTCACAGGCCCACCCCGGGGACTGCAACGGTATCAAAAAAATCTAGTACCCGGTTTTCACCGAGAGGGTACTGTTGATATCGAGATACTCGCCGGTCCGGTCGTTGTACTGGGGCCAAGTCGTCATTGAGCCGCCGTTCGGGTTGCCGGTCTTTGCAAAATTTGTCCAGGCATCCACAAGGGTGTCGCTCACAAAAGGATCTGCGTTCAGTTCCGGCCCGGACCCGAAGAGCAGCAGGGCCTCGCTCCCGTGGAATACCCCGTTCTCCTGGCCGATCTGACCGGGAAGGAGATAGGAGTACCTGTACAGGTACGTGTCCGGGCACAGATCCGCCATCGATCCGGCAGCAAACTTTGCCGAATCGGCAAAATCGTAGCGGGTCATGATCTGGCCGAGGCGGAGCTGGACTTCATCCGTGGACCCGGCAGGGTACTGTGCGAGAACAGCGTCCGCTTCCTCCCCGAAATAGTTCCTGATCAGGGACTGGTATTCTGAAACGCTCATGTTCGCATCGGCGGAAAGTGTCTTCCCGTCATCGGCATTTGTCCCGATAACGAACGGAACCGGATTCTCTTTGCGAAGCAGGAAGAGGTTGTCCACTGAGTCGGGGAGAATCCACCCGTCGATGGTCGGCTCGAATTTAAGGGTATGGGTGTTCTCCCATGCAGATGCCGGCCACGGGGTTGCATTGATCAGGTCCGAAACACTCACGTTTCGCATCTCCGCAATTGCATCCGGGCCCGTGCATCCGAGGCTTGCAGCGTACTCCAGCCCGAACTGCTCTGCATCGGCTTTTGAATGGACATTGTCGATCGTCGGCCCGTCCGCCCAGAAGGGGCCGCTCTCGACCAGTGCCTGCTGGTAGAGCCCTTTGCTTTCAGGGCTGACCAGGTGGATCAAGACGCTCTCTCCTCCTGCGGACTGCCCGAAGATGGTCACACGTGAAGGGTCGCCACCGAACGCATCTATATTATCCTGCACCCACTGCAGGGCTGCAGCCTGGTCCATTATCCCGTAATTGCCGGAGGAGTTATGGGGGGATTCGGCATCAAGCAGGGGATGGGCAAGGAACCCGAGAGCGCCAAGCCGGTAATTGGGAGTGACGACGACGACACCCTTTTCCGCGAGCACTGTCGCGTTATAAGCCGCCAGGGTGCCGACCGGCGCCACCTTCCCGAATGCACCGCCAAAGAAGAAGACCATGACCGGCAGTTTCTCGTCGGCAGTCTTCGCAGGGGTCCAGACATCGAGATACAGACAGTCTTCGCTCATTACCGGTCCACCGGTTTCGGGATCAGGGGTTATCGGCTGGGGAGGAGCAGGGCTGTAGTTCGTTCCGTCCCTGACACCTGTCCACGGCTGCACGGGTTCCGGCGGTCTCCACCGGAGATCTCCGACGGGAGGACTTGCGAACGGGATATTGTGGAAGACCCGGAGATCGCCCTGCTGAATTCCCGAAATAACTCCGGCATCGGTCGTCACGAGTGGCGCCTGGACCGAAGAGGGAGTTGGTGTTGCGGTCGCGGGCTGCACCGTGTCCTTGTTTTCAGTGCAGCCGGCAACGAAAATAGCAGAAATTACCATTGCCATGAAGAGAACTATGACCAGTTTTTCCAGAAAAATCACCTGTGTGTCCTCAGATGTTCGTTTATGGATATTTCAGCATTGTGTTTCTCGCGGGCGGCGTCCTCATCCCGGCCGACAGACCCCTCTCTGGATATCATTGCCTGCATTCCTTTACACTGCCGCAAAATTATTAATCATGACGTGATGATGATAAAATACAACTGGTAAAAATGTCCGAAGAATTTACACGAAACCAGAAGATTTTGGGGAGTGCTGCAGCATTTTCAGTCTGTTTACTCCTGGTAGCATATTTGTTCACTCTTGTCCTAGGATTTCTTTCGCTCAAGTCCCCTGCAGATCCCATAGGCGATCCTTACTTCACGATCCTGGAACTGCTGATAGTGGTGATAGCACCTCTGATGATTCTCGTCATGGTCGTCGTCCATTACAAATCCTCTCCCGGGAACAGGATGTACAGCCTTCTGGCAGTTGTGTTCATGGTTATAATGGCAGCTATCACCTGCAGCGTTCATTTCGTCATTCTCACGGTAAGCAGGTCGATTGTCGCCGACGGGTTCCCCTGGGCTTCGCAGTTTTTCTCTTTCGTGTGGCCTTCGGTCACCTACGCACTTGACATACTCGCATGGGACCTCTTTTTTGCCCTCTCGATGCTTTGTGCCTCACCTGTATTCAGGAAAGGCAGGCTGGAGAATGCGACCCGGGCCCTCATGATCGTCAGCGGGATACTGAGCCTGGCAGGATTCATCGGCGTCGCTCTTTCAGATATGAATCTCCGGAATATCGGCATCATCGGTTACGCAGTGGTCCCTATAGGGGTTTTTCTTCTGCTCGGGATCGTCTTCTGGCGCAACCGCGATGAATATAGCATGCAATTATCCTCTGTTGAACAGACCCAAAGTTAAAATATCATCCTACTTAAGGATTGATTGTTCCAAAAAGGAGGGCGGAGATGCTTTTTATCGCAATGGTGAAATTCAAAACACAGCTTTCAAAGGAAACAGTCGAAAAGAACATGAAGGATATCGAAGCGGATGCGAAGAGCGGGATCAAATATCACGGCATTTGGTGGACGCTCGGGAAGTACGATACGGTAGTCATGTTCGAGGCTCCGGACGAAAAGGCGGCGATGAATATGGCTTTAAAAAGAGCGGACCGGATGGATATTGAGATGATGGTTGCCGTCCCGGCTGACCCTTCAAACCCGCAGGGCCCCGTAACGTGAATTAAGGTAGCCTTCGGCCATCTGCGATCTTGCGCTGTTGTGAGTGCATAAGAACAGGACTTTTTTCTTCATTTTATTCCACTCTTGCGGAGGGTTGGTTTTGCTGTTTAATATTATAATCTAAAAAAGCGGAAGAGAACGATCTCTTCCTTACTGCATTTCATCTCTCTTCAGGCGCCGGGGAAGGACTGGCCTTCGGACTGTCCGCCACAGGGAAGGGAGAAGTGGATCTGCTCGATGAGCCAGCGGTTGCCGTTGTTTCTCAGGACCATCGTCGACCTGCCGCAAATGGTCTGTTTCTCCGATCCCGGGACGGTGAATGTGAGGGCGCTCCTGGTCATGACCCATGCCACCGTCCCTTCGCCGTGGATCTGCGTCTCCGTGAATTCCACCGCTTCGACGTCCGCCTGGCTCATATCCCGCTGGATCTGTTTTGCAAAGGTTTCGTGATCCCTGATTTCCTCGTCCGGCCCGCTTCCGAACCCGCAGAC is a genomic window containing:
- a CDS encoding serine/threonine-protein kinase, with amino-acid sequence MEKYSEMKKIGEGGQAIVYEIEDDSGNKYARKVLLNADEEYRLRFEREIRILSKIKHKNIVPIISYDIESEKYSFIMPLAEGNLGEYIREYKRGKSEMGFFIDILEGVKKAHEEGIIHRDLNPNNVLIFLDENNNYFAAISDFGLGVFCERDTKSITSTNVGMGTENYYSPEQKKNAKDVDHRTDIFSLGVILSYILTGGPCTLVGHDDIPREYLHIIKRSCQLDPGKRYQSISDLYEAVDNIRFGSYDKPEVLLKKEIEMLKEKPDSIIERIKNILNIFISNSPDYSLYTRCLPRINNKILMMMVKGYSSEFETIFIQYDEHTEESTSFEYCDVIANFYQNVFNWTDSNDIKLIIVRRLPIMGYHANRWSVGRVFAKILSEIDDPGLIEEIYSIFKNQSYVAAFCLSYCDGISLPSRLNEFR
- a CDS encoding hemolysin family protein, translating into MSWLIEIVIIILLIGLNGLFAMSEFAIVSARKTRLLRRSEGGDKRASAALELAEEPTNFLSTIQIGITLVGIFAGAFGGITLAAELSDFFTEFPSLAPYSEALSITLVVLAITYLTLVFGELVPKRIALNNAEDIASKVAKPMRILSKIAAPLVFVLSFSTKAVMKLLRVKESPGPAVTEDDVRIMLEEGTKAGVFEKAEQNMVECVFDLGDRTVESLMTHRPGIVALDLEDPDEENLIRMKEAGHLNFPAYEGDLDNIAGVVSVKNVLAVMADHGRPDIRAAVREPLFVPETLHVLQLIECFREAGFHVALVTDEYGDISGLVTLHDILEAIVGSVREPGQQVKELFVQREDGSWLIDGMARIDAVKKILPLDKLPGEEGGNYDTVAGLVMYVLQRVPAEGDHFEEGGFRFEVVDMDGNRVDKVIVSGGWSGEGDER
- a CDS encoding GNAT family N-acetyltransferase, with amino-acid sequence MMAEFLPTTKDDLAAIAGIYNHYILNSSVTFHGEEMTAKDLEEIIHIAHPKYASFTIKDGDDIIGFCYTMQYKKRQAYDRSAELSVYLKPGYTGKGIGDMALRHLEDAERDAGIRVLIGTLCSENRASTRLLEKAGYTKCAHLRHVGEKFGKVLDVIIYQKEI
- a CDS encoding MTH865 family protein, giving the protein MSKWKYTGTDVTAEKAEESLKTIKSACFGCETHSPDCSIAKAAGDVAAMIDEGNVSVKDQIHAQITGALAGAKFPIATPEDLIAAFPDGADTTCCVGDLKMTAGEAGTLLKPSDFPFKSAKDVADVIVTRAGL
- a CDS encoding winged helix-turn-helix domain-containing protein is translated as MEAIQDNRTEIGELKTEISELRNELKRFITNSNRQHIDSVLEELKENYADLFRNQEVETAKGDLSAHMVGNCAMRENCFGVFMEFLQNTAKHIKDGNVSDEIISSYREELENLRSKGPFEKCDTCFSEVSRLFEKQVGLMESLGIYNRAESEDGIPEIDDEKAVREILEPVANIQRFQILKSLITQTRTFSEISQMTGLRGGNLLFHIKKLTDSGMIFQGHERGDYMITEKGYRTMKAISELAGRVY
- a CDS encoding carboxylesterase/lipase family protein, whose product is MIFLEKLVIVLFMAMVISAIFVAGCTENKDTVQPATATPTPSSVQAPLVTTDAGVISGIQQGDLRVFHNIPFASPPVGDLRWRPPEPVQPWTGVRDGTNYSPAPPQPITPDPETGGPVMSEDCLYLDVWTPAKTADEKLPVMVFFFGGAFGKVAPVGTLAAYNATVLAEKGVVVVTPNYRLGALGFLAHPLLDAESPHNSSGNYGIMDQAAALQWVQDNIDAFGGDPSRVTIFGQSAGGESVLIHLVSPESKGLYQQALVESGPFWADGPTIDNVHSKADAEQFGLEYAASLGCTGPDAIAEMRNVSVSDLINATPWPASAWENTHTLKFEPTIDGWILPDSVDNLFLLRKENPVPFVIGTNADDGKTLSADANMSVSEYQSLIRNYFGEEADAVLAQYPAGSTDEVQLRLGQIMTRYDFADSAKFAAGSMADLCPDTYLYRYSYLLPGQIGQENGVFHGSEALLLFGSGPELNADPFVSDTLVDAWTNFAKTGNPNGGSMTTWPQYNDRTGEYLDINSTLSVKTGY
- a CDS encoding GYD domain-containing protein gives rise to the protein MLFIAMVKFKTQLSKETVEKNMKDIEADAKSGIKYHGIWWTLGKYDTVVMFEAPDEKAAMNMALKRADRMDIEMMVAVPADPSNPQGPVT
- a CDS encoding nuclear transport factor 2 family protein yields the protein MSLSEAQEKEVRAAMEAYATAYKTKDFHAMMNIFSQNVCGFGSGPDEEIRDHETFAKQIQRDMSQADVEAVEFTETQIHGEGTVAWVMTRSALTFTVPGSEKQTICGRSTMVLRNNGNRWLIEQIHFSLPCGGQSEGQSFPGA